The proteins below are encoded in one region of Peribacillus muralis:
- the tenI gene encoding thiazole tautomerase TenI: MSAQELHIISTGKQHLEQFVEIASEIQDDVDFFHLREKQMNASELYRAVTLLQDQKIPLSKLIVNDRADVAWTKQAFGVHLAFHSLDAAVVRRAFPGLGVGCSVHSMEEAKVACQQGADYAMYGHIFETDSKRGLPPKGVEELQAITSNVSLPIIAIGGITPSNCQSVLEAGVRGIAVMSGILEAKNPMEAVKEYSKSLGKER, translated from the coding sequence ATGAGTGCACAAGAATTGCATATTATTTCTACCGGGAAACAGCATTTGGAACAGTTCGTGGAGATTGCGTCGGAGATACAGGATGATGTTGATTTCTTTCATTTAAGAGAAAAGCAGATGAATGCTTCAGAGCTTTATCGAGCCGTCACTCTATTACAAGACCAAAAGATACCGTTATCGAAACTCATCGTTAATGACCGTGCGGATGTAGCCTGGACGAAGCAGGCATTTGGCGTGCATTTAGCTTTCCACAGCTTGGATGCCGCCGTCGTAAGGAGGGCATTTCCAGGATTGGGTGTAGGCTGTTCGGTTCATTCCATGGAAGAAGCAAAAGTCGCTTGCCAACAGGGAGCCGATTATGCGATGTATGGACATATTTTTGAAACGGATTCCAAGCGTGGCCTCCCTCCTAAAGGCGTAGAGGAACTTCAGGCAATCACAAGCAATGTCAGTCTTCCGATCATTGCAATCGGAGGCATTACACCTTCGAATTGCCAGAGCGTGCTGGAGGCAGGTGTCCGAGGGATTGCGGTCATGTCAGGTATACTCGAGGCAAAAAACCCCATGGAGGCCGTTAAAGAATATTCGAAGTCTCTAGGAAAGGAGCGATAA
- the thiO gene encoding glycine oxidase ThiO — MNSYDAIIVGGGVIGGSIAFQFAKRGKKVLLLEKDRLAGKASSAAAGMLGAQAELEADDPLFTLAARSRGMFPALAKELKATGGIDIELVNKGMFKVALTNEQEAGLKKKINSQQAAGLEAEWLSSADLRKVEPLLSDELKGAMYIPDDGQVSAEKLALAFTKSAVALGVEIKEFVEVSDLRTENGEISGVTTAMGEFSSRNVIVAGGAWSAFLLEKSGINLDTHPVKGECFSVLTNRPLIEKTIFSDGCYLVPKVGGRIIVGATVKPNTFNQQVSIDGIATLIKKATRLLPAMKETEWEKTWVGIRPQTGDGLPYFGEHPACKGLFIATGHFRNGILLSPITGVLMADIMEGKQNQEWTAFRLDRSVQTIFS; from the coding sequence ATGAATTCTTATGATGCAATCATTGTCGGCGGAGGAGTAATTGGCGGATCGATTGCGTTTCAATTCGCGAAACGAGGCAAAAAAGTCCTTTTACTGGAAAAAGATCGACTTGCAGGCAAAGCATCAAGTGCTGCAGCCGGGATGCTCGGGGCACAAGCTGAGTTGGAAGCAGATGACCCGTTATTTACATTGGCAGCGAGAAGCAGGGGGATGTTTCCTGCACTGGCGAAAGAATTGAAAGCGACTGGTGGTATAGACATTGAATTGGTGAACAAAGGTATGTTCAAGGTGGCGCTAACGAATGAACAAGAAGCAGGATTGAAAAAAAAGATCAATTCCCAGCAAGCTGCCGGACTTGAGGCGGAATGGTTGTCATCAGCCGACTTAAGGAAAGTGGAGCCGCTTCTTTCGGATGAACTCAAAGGTGCCATGTATATTCCTGATGACGGACAAGTTTCAGCCGAGAAGCTGGCACTCGCCTTTACTAAATCTGCTGTAGCGCTGGGGGTGGAGATAAAGGAGTTTGTCGAAGTCAGTGATTTACGTACGGAAAATGGAGAGATATCAGGCGTGACCACTGCCATGGGTGAATTCTCAAGCAGGAATGTCATTGTTGCAGGGGGGGCGTGGAGTGCTTTTCTCCTTGAGAAATCAGGCATAAACCTGGATACCCATCCAGTAAAAGGTGAATGCTTTTCCGTTCTGACTAATCGGCCATTGATTGAAAAAACGATTTTTTCGGATGGCTGCTATCTTGTACCAAAAGTCGGCGGTAGAATCATCGTTGGTGCGACCGTCAAGCCGAATACGTTCAATCAGCAGGTGAGCATCGACGGAATAGCAACGTTAATCAAAAAGGCAACACGATTGCTTCCGGCCATGAAAGAGACGGAATGGGAAAAAACGTGGGTAGGAATTCGCCCCCAGACAGGTGACGGCTTGCCTTATTTCGGTGAACATCCCGCATGCAAAGGATTGTTCATTGCAACGGGCCATTTTAGGAATGGAATCTTACTTTCTCCAATTACGGGGGTACTGATGGCTGACATTATGGAAGGAAAGCAGAATCAGGAATGGACCGCTTTCCGATTGGATCGTTCGGTACAAACCATATTTTCTTGA
- a CDS encoding thiazole synthase, whose translation MLKIGSYEFSSRLLLGTGKYPDFDIQKQSVEVSGAEILTFAVRRMNIFEASQPNFLEKLDLKKYTLLPNTAGAKTAKEAVRIAHLAKASGLCDMIKVEVIGCQKTLLPDPIETLKAAEELVKLGFIVLPYTSDDVLLAKRLEEIGCHAIMPGASPIGSGQGILNPLNLRFIIEQAQVPVIVDAGIGTPSDAAIAMELGADGVLLNTAVSGAKDPVRMAKAMKLAIEAGRLGHDAGRIAKNEYAIASSPIEGMSIG comes from the coding sequence ATGTTAAAGATTGGTTCTTATGAATTTTCTTCAAGGTTATTATTAGGTACTGGTAAATATCCGGATTTTGATATCCAAAAGCAATCGGTGGAGGTTTCGGGGGCGGAAATCTTAACGTTTGCCGTCCGAAGAATGAATATATTCGAAGCGAGTCAGCCCAATTTTTTAGAAAAGCTTGATCTAAAAAAATATACACTCCTTCCCAATACAGCAGGGGCGAAAACGGCCAAGGAAGCTGTGCGCATCGCTCACCTTGCCAAGGCCTCTGGGTTGTGTGACATGATCAAGGTAGAAGTGATCGGATGTCAAAAAACGCTCTTGCCTGATCCCATTGAAACGTTAAAAGCTGCTGAGGAATTAGTGAAACTGGGATTCATCGTATTACCTTATACTTCGGACGATGTGCTGCTTGCGAAACGACTGGAGGAAATCGGATGTCATGCAATCATGCCAGGTGCATCGCCGATTGGCTCTGGTCAAGGCATTCTCAATCCGCTTAATCTTAGGTTCATCATCGAACAAGCCCAAGTTCCGGTAATTGTTGATGCCGGGATTGGCACGCCCTCGGATGCGGCGATTGCCATGGAATTGGGCGCGGACGGTGTTCTGCTTAACACGGCAGTTTCCGGTGCAAAAGATCCTGTCAGAATGGCGAAGGCGATGAAACTTGCCATCGAGGCCGGTCGGTTAGGGCATGATGCAGGAAGAATAGCAAAAAATGAATACGCCATAGCCAGCAGCCCTATTGAAGGAATGAGCATAGGATGA
- a CDS encoding small acid-soluble spore protein P, producing the protein MNKNDGKDIRKNAPKGNNPGQPAPLSGSHKVKNRQHSRQKHNSGHDM; encoded by the coding sequence ATGAACAAAAATGATGGCAAAGATATTCGAAAAAACGCACCTAAAGGGAACAACCCAGGTCAACCTGCTCCGTTAAGCGGTTCCCATAAGGTGAAAAATAGACAGCACTCCCGACAGAAGCATAATAGCGGCCACGATATGTAA
- the thiS gene encoding sulfur carrier protein ThiS yields the protein MINGEKIQVSAAESTITGLLQHFNLQHKVVIVELNDEIVAKENQSETLLSNGDKVEIVHFVGGG from the coding sequence GTGATTAACGGGGAAAAAATCCAGGTTTCAGCTGCCGAGTCCACTATTACTGGATTGCTGCAACATTTTAATTTACAACATAAAGTGGTGATCGTGGAATTGAATGATGAAATAGTGGCAAAGGAAAACCAAAGTGAAACACTATTGTCAAACGGCGACAAGGTCGAGATCGTACATTTTGTAGGAGGCGGATGA
- a CDS encoding thiazole biosynthesis adenylyltransferase ThiF, whose amino-acid sequence MNERYSRQELFSPIGKAGQLKIREKHVLVIGAGALGTGSAEGLVRAGVGKLTIVDRDYVEWSNLQRQQLYCEEDAENRTPKAVAAKKRLNAINSDVSVNSLVSDVSVEEMAKLACDVDLIVDATDNFDTRMIINDSAQKSRIPWIYGACVGSYGISYTVIPGVTPCLNCLMEAVPIGGQTCDTAGIISPAVQTVVAHQLTEALKILVEDYASLRNKVVSFDLWKNEQAAIAVAKLKKDNCPSCGEKRTYPHLSYANRTKTAVLCGRDSVQIRPSKEYVGDLKDLEKNLRAQGRRVVRNDYLLSFSVGAYRLVVFNDGRALIHGTKDIAEAKTLYHRFLG is encoded by the coding sequence ATGAATGAACGGTATTCACGGCAAGAGCTTTTCAGCCCAATAGGGAAAGCGGGCCAACTGAAAATTCGTGAAAAACACGTGTTGGTAATCGGGGCGGGTGCTCTCGGTACGGGAAGTGCGGAAGGGCTTGTACGTGCAGGAGTCGGTAAACTGACGATTGTCGATAGGGATTATGTCGAGTGGAGCAACCTTCAAAGGCAACAGCTATACTGTGAAGAGGATGCGGAGAATAGAACGCCGAAAGCAGTGGCGGCAAAGAAGCGTTTGAATGCCATAAACTCGGATGTGTCGGTGAATTCACTTGTATCGGATGTTTCAGTAGAGGAAATGGCAAAGCTTGCTTGCGATGTGGATTTGATCGTTGACGCCACCGATAATTTCGATACGAGAATGATCATAAATGATAGTGCACAAAAATCTAGAATCCCATGGATTTACGGAGCGTGTGTCGGCAGCTATGGAATCAGCTACACGGTGATTCCAGGCGTGACCCCATGTTTGAATTGCTTGATGGAAGCGGTTCCTATCGGCGGGCAGACTTGCGATACGGCGGGAATCATCAGCCCTGCCGTACAAACGGTCGTCGCCCATCAATTGACCGAGGCTTTGAAAATACTTGTCGAGGATTATGCATCGTTAAGAAACAAGGTCGTTTCATTCGATCTGTGGAAAAATGAACAGGCCGCCATTGCTGTGGCAAAATTAAAAAAGGACAACTGCCCTTCTTGCGGGGAAAAACGGACATACCCCCATCTTTCTTATGCAAACCGCACAAAAACAGCCGTTTTATGCGGGAGGGACTCCGTACAGATTCGGCCGTCTAAAGAATATGTCGGTGATTTGAAGGACCTGGAAAAAAATTTACGCGCCCAAGGCAGACGTGTCGTTAGAAATGATTATTTACTATCATTTTCGGTCGGCGCATATCGGCTGGTGGTGTTCAATGATGGTCGGGCTTTGATTCATGGAACAAAGGATATCGCAGAAGCCAAAACGTTATATCACCGATTTTTAGGCTGA
- the sspO gene encoding small acid-soluble spore protein O has protein sequence MTKQKANHVKPGMNAANGQGNGAGYHDELGNEPPLSEEQRQNNKKRKKNQ, from the coding sequence ATGACAAAACAAAAGGCAAATCATGTCAAACCAGGAATGAATGCTGCAAATGGACAGGGTAATGGAGCAGGGTATCATGATGAATTGGGTAATGAACCACCGTTATCGGAAGAACAAAGGCAAAACAATAAAAAAAGAAAGAAAAACCAATAA